A genomic stretch from Alosa sapidissima isolate fAloSap1 chromosome 3, fAloSap1.pri, whole genome shotgun sequence includes:
- the hdac5 gene encoding histone deacetylase 5 isoform X6: MLQTIYETESCFSSDSVSGREQSLELLSQAGVSTMPSTALDMKTSLPGGLRSPVGDSGPGGGSVSIVGGGGERCSSGGGGGGGSNTGTGSSGGNPTNASSGGGGGGSVAVDLRTDLRGDVRLSALGGMDPALTEQQLQHELLLLKQQQELQKQLLFAEFQKQHEVLTRQHEVQLQEHLKQQQEILAVKRQQELEQKRKLEQQRHEELEKQRLEQQLIMLRNKEKGKESAIASTEVKLKLQEFLLSKKDPTPGGLNHSFTQKCWGAQHTSLDQSSPPQTNTPPSYKLPPLLGAYEGKDDFPLRKTASEPNLKVRSRLKQKVAERRSSPLLRRKDGTVISTFKKRAIEISVSSMCSSAPGSGPSSPNSSNSAIAENGSSGSVPNIHAEQLRSLHQSLNADGTVSPLTLYTSPSLPNISLGLPANSHITASQKLQEAERQALQSLRQGGALTGKFVSTSSLPACLPPPGAPHDADGPQTNSHSHSSLLQHVLLLEQARQQSALLAVPMYGQSPLVTGERVSNNMRTVNKLPRHRPLSRTQSAPLPQSPQALQQLVMQQQHQHFLEKQKQYQLNKCDFETEILSKGAELPRQPPTHPEETEEELTETAEMLEEGRGEGPEHTREPRLQKDGSGETSPPSERLLPLKGESTESDLEEEDDEDEAIELKECDDDGTPYGQFSDQHHIQQLNVFQASLSITGMPHRPLGRAQSSPATASLKGAPMAEVPIKHLFTTGLVYDTLMLKHQCMCGNTHIHPEHAGRIQSVWSRLQETGLLGRCERIRGRKATLDEIQTVHSEYHTLLYGTSPLNRQKLDSKKLLGPMSQKMYAMLPCGGIGVDSDTVWNEMHSSGAVRMAVGCVIELAFKVAAGELKNGFAVVRPPGHHAEESTAMGFCFFNSVAITAKLLQQKLGVGKILIVDWDIHHGNGSQQAFYNDPNVLYISLHRYDDGNFFPGSGAPEEVGVGPGVGFNVNIAWTGGVEPPMGDVEYLTAFRTVVMPIANEFSPDVVLVSAGFDAVEGHQSPLGGYNVTAKCFGHLTKQLMTLAGGRVVLALEGGHDLTAICDASEACVSALLGDELEPLPESVLQEKPCPKAAASLERVIEIQSKHWSSLQRLAPTVGQCLLDAQRREKDEADTVTAMASLTVDAEQAAVVTEIRSVEEPMEEEPAL; the protein is encoded by the exons CATTGGACATGAAGACATCGTTACCGGGCGGACTGCGTAGCCCCGTGGGCGACTCGGGTCCCGGAGGCGGCAGCGTGAGCATCGTCGGCGGAGGAGGCGAGCGCtgcagcagcggcggcggcggcggcggcggcagcaaCACGGGCACCGGGAGCTCAGGCGGCAATCCCACCAACGCGTCCAGcggcggcggaggaggaggcagcgtgGCGGTGGACCTGCGCACCGACCTGCGGGGCGACGTGCGCCTGAGCGCGCTGGGTGGCATGGACCCGGCGCTGACcgagcagcagctgcagcacgAGCTGCTCCTGCtcaagcagcagcaggagctgcAAAAACAGCTGCTCTTCGCCGAGTTCCAGAAGCAGCACGAGGTGCTGACGCGCCAGCACGAGGTCCAGCTTCAGGAGCACCTcaag cagcagcaggagattCTGGCAGTCAAGCGTCAGCAGGAGTTGGAGCAGAAGCGCAAGCTGGAGCAGCAGCGTCACGAGGAGCTGGAGAAGCAGCGTCTGGAGCAGCAGCTCATCATGCTGCGCAACAAGGAGAAGGGCAAAGAGA GTGCCATTGCCAGCACTGAGGTCAAGTTGAAGTTGCAGGAGTTCCTCCTGAGCAAAAAAGATCCCACCCctggcggactaaaccattccTTCACCCAGAAGTGCTG GGGCGCTCAGCACACCTCCCTGGACCAGAGTTCCCCCCCTCAGACAAACACGCCCCCCTCCTACAAATTGCCCCCTCTCCTGGGTGCCTATGAGGGCAAGGACGATTTCCCTCTGCGCAAGACTG CCTCTGAGCCCAATCTGAAGGTGCGCTCGCGGTTAAAACAGAAGGTTGCTGAGCGACGCAGCAGCCCTCTACTGAGGAGAAAAGATGGAACTGTCATCAGCACTTTCAAGAAAAGAGCCATTGAAATCTCAG TGTCGTCCATGTGCAGCAGCGCCCCCGGTTCTGGGCCCAGCTCTCCGAACAGCTCCAACAGCGCCATCGCCGAGAACGGCTCCAGCGGCTCCGTCCCCAACATCCATGCTGAG CAGCTGCGCTCTCTCCACCAGTCTCTGAACGCGGACGGGACGGTGAGCCCCCTGACTCTCTACACGTCCCCCTCGCTCCCCAACATCTCTCTGGGCCTGCCTGCCAACTCGCACATCACG GCTTCCCAGAAGCTGCAGGAGGCGGAGCGACAGGCCCTACAGTCGCTACGTCAGGGCGGTGCGCTGACGGGGAAGTTTGTCAGCACCTCGTCACTGCCGGCGTGCCTGCCCCCGCCCGGAGCCCCCCACGACGCCGACGGCCCCCAGACCAACTCGCACTCGCACTCCTCGCTCCTGCAGCACGTGCTACTGCTGGAACAGGCGCGGCAGCAGAGCGCGCTGctcgcag TGCCCATGTATGGCCAGTCGCCATTGGTTACGGGCGAGCGGGTGTCCAATAACATGCGTACGGTGAACAAGCTGCCGCGGCACCGGCCCCTGAGCCGCACCCAGTCGGCGCCGCTGCCCCAGAGTCCACAGGCCCTCCAGCAGCTGgtcatgcagcagcagcaccagcacttCCTGGAGAAGCAGAAACAGTACCAGCTCAACAAG TGTGACTTCGAGACAGAG ATCCTCTCCAAGGGGGCGGAACTTCCCCGTCAGCCGCCCACTCACCCCGAGGAGACGGAGGAGGAGCTCACAGAGACGGCCGAGATGCTAGAGGAAGGCCGGGGCGAGGGGCCAGAGCACACGCGTGAGCCGCGCCTCCAAAAGGACGGCTCAGGCGAAACGTCGCCGCCGTCGGAGCGCCTGCTGCCCCTGAAGGGAGAGAGCACCGAGAGCGacttggaggaggaggacgacgaaGACGAGGCCATCGAGCTCAAGGAGTGCGACGACGATGGCACCCCCTATGGACAG TTTTCAGACCAACATCACATTCAGCAGCTCAATGTGTTCCaggcctctctctccatcactggcATGCCCCACAGACCCCTGGGAAGGGCCCAGTCCTCCCCGGCCACCGCCAGTCTTAAGGGAGCCCCTATGGCAGAAGTCCCCATTAAGCACCTCTTCACTACAG GGCTGGTGTACGACACGCTGATGCTGAAGCACCAGTGCATGTGTGGCAACACCCACATCCACCCGGAGCACGCGGGCCGCATCCAGAGCGTGTGGTCCCGGCTGCAGGAGACCGGGCTGCTGGGCCGCTGTGAG AGGATCCGGGGCAGGAAGGCCACGCTAGATGAGATTCAGACAGTTCACTCAGAGTATCACACTCTCCTCTACGGAACCAGTCCTCTGAACAGGCAGAAGCTAGACAGCAAGAAGCTCTTAG GGCCAATGAGTCAAAAAATGTACGCCATGTTGCCCTGTGGAGGCATCGGG GTGGACAGCGATACAGTCTGGAACGAGATGCACTCCTCTGGGGCAGTCCGCATGGCTGTGGGCTGCGTCATTGAGCTGGCCTTCAAGGTTGCCGCCGGAGAACTCAAG AACGGTTTCGCTGTGGTCCGTCCACCTGGGCATCATGCAGAGGAGTCCACAGCCAT gggGTTCTGCTTCTTCAACTCAGTGGCCATTACAGCAAAGCTCTTGCAGCAGAAACTCGGAGTAGGAAAGATACTCATTGTGGACTGG GacattcaccatggcaacgggAGTCAGCAGGCCTTCTACAACGATCCCAATGTACTCTACATCTCCCTCCATCGCTATGACGATGGCAACTTCTTTCCCGGGAGCGGAGCTCCTGAGGAG GTGGGAGTTGGGCCAGGTGTGGGCTTTAATGTGAACATTGCCTGGACGGGTGGAGTGGAGCCCCCTATGGGTGATGTGGAGTACTTAACAGCCTTCAG GACTGTGGTGATGCCGATCGCCAATGAGTTCTCTCCGGACGTGGTCCTGGTGTCGGCCGGCTTCGACGCGGTCGAGGGTCACCAGTCCCCTCTGGGCGGCTACAACGTCACGGCCAAGT gTTTTGGCCACCTCACGAAGCAACTGATGACGCTGGCAGGAGGGCGAGTGGTTTTGGCTCTGGAGGGGGGGCATGACCTCACAGCCATCTGCGATGCCTCTGAGGCCTGTGTGTCAGCACTGCTGGGAGATGAG CTGGAACCTCTGCCAGAGTCCGTCCTGCAGGAGAAGCCGTGCCCTAAAGCAGCCGCCTCACTGGAGAGGGTCATAGAGATCCAGA GTAAACACTGGAGTTCCCTGCAGCGGCTGGCTCCTACCGTGGGACAGTGTCTGTTGGATGcccagagaagagagaaggacgAAGCGGACACCGTGACGGCCATGGCCTCGCTCACTGTTGATGCCGAGCAGGCTGCTGTTGTCACGGAGATCAG GTCAGTGGAAGAGCCTATGGAGGAGGAGCCGGCGCTTTAG
- the hdac5 gene encoding histone deacetylase 5 isoform X10, with protein sequence MNSPNYPALDMKTSLPGGLRSPVGDSGPGGGSVSIVGGGGERCSSGGGGGGGSNTGTGSSGGNPTNASSGGGGGGSVAVDLRTDLRGDVRLSALGGMDPALTEQQLQHELLLLKQQQELQKQLLFAEFQKQHEVLTRQHEVQLQEHLKQQQEILAVKRQQELEQKRKLEQQRHEELEKQRLEQQLIMLRNKEKGKESAIASTEVKLKLQEFLLSKKDPTPGGLNHSFTQKCWGAQHTSLDQSSPPQTNTPPSYKLPPLLGAYEGKDDFPLRKTASEPNLKVRSRLKQKVAERRSSPLLRRKDGTVISTFKKRAIEISVSSMCSSAPGSGPSSPNSSNSAIAENGSSGSVPNIHAEQLRSLHQSLNADGTVSPLTLYTSPSLPNISLGLPANSHITSGLTFAADLQASQKLQEAERQALQSLRQGGALTGKFVSTSSLPACLPPPGAPHDADGPQTNSHSHSSLLQHVLLLEQARQQSALLAVPMYGQSPLVTGERVSNNMRTVNKLPRHRPLSRTQSAPLPQSPQALQQLVMQQQHQHFLEKQKQYQLNKCDFETEILSKGAELPRQPPTHPEETEEELTETAEMLEEGRGEGPEHTREPRLQKDGSGETSPPSERLLPLKGESTESDLEEEDDEDEAIELKECDDDGTPYGQFSDQHHIQQLNVFQASLSITGMPHRPLGRAQSSPATASLKGAPMAEVPIKHLFTTGLVYDTLMLKHQCMCGNTHIHPEHAGRIQSVWSRLQETGLLGRCERIRGRKATLDEIQTVHSEYHTLLYGTSPLNRQKLDSKKLLGPMSQKMYAMLPCGGIGVDSDTVWNEMHSSGAVRMAVGCVIELAFKVAAGELKNGFAVVRPPGHHAEESTAMGFCFFNSVAITAKLLQQKLGVGKILIVDWDIHHGNGSQQAFYNDPNVLYISLHRYDDGNFFPGSGAPEEVGVGPGVGFNVNIAWTGGVEPPMGDVEYLTAFRTVVMPIANEFSPDVVLVSAGFDAVEGHQSPLGGYNVTAKCFGHLTKQLMTLAGGRVVLALEGGHDLTAICDASEACVSALLGDELEPLPESVLQEKPCPKAAASLERVIEIQSKHWSSLQRLAPTVGQCLLDAQRREKDEADTVTAMASLTVDAEQAAVVTEIRSVEEPMEEEPAL encoded by the exons CATTGGACATGAAGACATCGTTACCGGGCGGACTGCGTAGCCCCGTGGGCGACTCGGGTCCCGGAGGCGGCAGCGTGAGCATCGTCGGCGGAGGAGGCGAGCGCtgcagcagcggcggcggcggcggcggcggcagcaaCACGGGCACCGGGAGCTCAGGCGGCAATCCCACCAACGCGTCCAGcggcggcggaggaggaggcagcgtgGCGGTGGACCTGCGCACCGACCTGCGGGGCGACGTGCGCCTGAGCGCGCTGGGTGGCATGGACCCGGCGCTGACcgagcagcagctgcagcacgAGCTGCTCCTGCtcaagcagcagcaggagctgcAAAAACAGCTGCTCTTCGCCGAGTTCCAGAAGCAGCACGAGGTGCTGACGCGCCAGCACGAGGTCCAGCTTCAGGAGCACCTcaag cagcagcaggagattCTGGCAGTCAAGCGTCAGCAGGAGTTGGAGCAGAAGCGCAAGCTGGAGCAGCAGCGTCACGAGGAGCTGGAGAAGCAGCGTCTGGAGCAGCAGCTCATCATGCTGCGCAACAAGGAGAAGGGCAAAGAGA GTGCCATTGCCAGCACTGAGGTCAAGTTGAAGTTGCAGGAGTTCCTCCTGAGCAAAAAAGATCCCACCCctggcggactaaaccattccTTCACCCAGAAGTGCTG GGGCGCTCAGCACACCTCCCTGGACCAGAGTTCCCCCCCTCAGACAAACACGCCCCCCTCCTACAAATTGCCCCCTCTCCTGGGTGCCTATGAGGGCAAGGACGATTTCCCTCTGCGCAAGACTG CCTCTGAGCCCAATCTGAAGGTGCGCTCGCGGTTAAAACAGAAGGTTGCTGAGCGACGCAGCAGCCCTCTACTGAGGAGAAAAGATGGAACTGTCATCAGCACTTTCAAGAAAAGAGCCATTGAAATCTCAG TGTCGTCCATGTGCAGCAGCGCCCCCGGTTCTGGGCCCAGCTCTCCGAACAGCTCCAACAGCGCCATCGCCGAGAACGGCTCCAGCGGCTCCGTCCCCAACATCCATGCTGAG CAGCTGCGCTCTCTCCACCAGTCTCTGAACGCGGACGGGACGGTGAGCCCCCTGACTCTCTACACGTCCCCCTCGCTCCCCAACATCTCTCTGGGCCTGCCTGCCAACTCGCACATCACG AGTGGGCTGACGTTTGCTGCTGACCTCCAGGCTTCCCAGAAGCTGCAGGAGGCGGAGCGACAGGCCCTACAGTCGCTACGTCAGGGCGGTGCGCTGACGGGGAAGTTTGTCAGCACCTCGTCACTGCCGGCGTGCCTGCCCCCGCCCGGAGCCCCCCACGACGCCGACGGCCCCCAGACCAACTCGCACTCGCACTCCTCGCTCCTGCAGCACGTGCTACTGCTGGAACAGGCGCGGCAGCAGAGCGCGCTGctcgcag TGCCCATGTATGGCCAGTCGCCATTGGTTACGGGCGAGCGGGTGTCCAATAACATGCGTACGGTGAACAAGCTGCCGCGGCACCGGCCCCTGAGCCGCACCCAGTCGGCGCCGCTGCCCCAGAGTCCACAGGCCCTCCAGCAGCTGgtcatgcagcagcagcaccagcacttCCTGGAGAAGCAGAAACAGTACCAGCTCAACAAG TGTGACTTCGAGACAGAG ATCCTCTCCAAGGGGGCGGAACTTCCCCGTCAGCCGCCCACTCACCCCGAGGAGACGGAGGAGGAGCTCACAGAGACGGCCGAGATGCTAGAGGAAGGCCGGGGCGAGGGGCCAGAGCACACGCGTGAGCCGCGCCTCCAAAAGGACGGCTCAGGCGAAACGTCGCCGCCGTCGGAGCGCCTGCTGCCCCTGAAGGGAGAGAGCACCGAGAGCGacttggaggaggaggacgacgaaGACGAGGCCATCGAGCTCAAGGAGTGCGACGACGATGGCACCCCCTATGGACAG TTTTCAGACCAACATCACATTCAGCAGCTCAATGTGTTCCaggcctctctctccatcactggcATGCCCCACAGACCCCTGGGAAGGGCCCAGTCCTCCCCGGCCACCGCCAGTCTTAAGGGAGCCCCTATGGCAGAAGTCCCCATTAAGCACCTCTTCACTACAG GGCTGGTGTACGACACGCTGATGCTGAAGCACCAGTGCATGTGTGGCAACACCCACATCCACCCGGAGCACGCGGGCCGCATCCAGAGCGTGTGGTCCCGGCTGCAGGAGACCGGGCTGCTGGGCCGCTGTGAG AGGATCCGGGGCAGGAAGGCCACGCTAGATGAGATTCAGACAGTTCACTCAGAGTATCACACTCTCCTCTACGGAACCAGTCCTCTGAACAGGCAGAAGCTAGACAGCAAGAAGCTCTTAG GGCCAATGAGTCAAAAAATGTACGCCATGTTGCCCTGTGGAGGCATCGGG GTGGACAGCGATACAGTCTGGAACGAGATGCACTCCTCTGGGGCAGTCCGCATGGCTGTGGGCTGCGTCATTGAGCTGGCCTTCAAGGTTGCCGCCGGAGAACTCAAG AACGGTTTCGCTGTGGTCCGTCCACCTGGGCATCATGCAGAGGAGTCCACAGCCAT gggGTTCTGCTTCTTCAACTCAGTGGCCATTACAGCAAAGCTCTTGCAGCAGAAACTCGGAGTAGGAAAGATACTCATTGTGGACTGG GacattcaccatggcaacgggAGTCAGCAGGCCTTCTACAACGATCCCAATGTACTCTACATCTCCCTCCATCGCTATGACGATGGCAACTTCTTTCCCGGGAGCGGAGCTCCTGAGGAG GTGGGAGTTGGGCCAGGTGTGGGCTTTAATGTGAACATTGCCTGGACGGGTGGAGTGGAGCCCCCTATGGGTGATGTGGAGTACTTAACAGCCTTCAG GACTGTGGTGATGCCGATCGCCAATGAGTTCTCTCCGGACGTGGTCCTGGTGTCGGCCGGCTTCGACGCGGTCGAGGGTCACCAGTCCCCTCTGGGCGGCTACAACGTCACGGCCAAGT gTTTTGGCCACCTCACGAAGCAACTGATGACGCTGGCAGGAGGGCGAGTGGTTTTGGCTCTGGAGGGGGGGCATGACCTCACAGCCATCTGCGATGCCTCTGAGGCCTGTGTGTCAGCACTGCTGGGAGATGAG CTGGAACCTCTGCCAGAGTCCGTCCTGCAGGAGAAGCCGTGCCCTAAAGCAGCCGCCTCACTGGAGAGGGTCATAGAGATCCAGA GTAAACACTGGAGTTCCCTGCAGCGGCTGGCTCCTACCGTGGGACAGTGTCTGTTGGATGcccagagaagagagaaggacgAAGCGGACACCGTGACGGCCATGGCCTCGCTCACTGTTGATGCCGAGCAGGCTGCTGTTGTCACGGAGATCAG GTCAGTGGAAGAGCCTATGGAGGAGGAGCCGGCGCTTTAG
- the hdac5 gene encoding histone deacetylase 5 isoform X1: MLQTIYETESCFSSDSVSGREQSLELLSQAGVSTMPSTALDMKTSLPGGLRSPVGDSGPGGGSVSIVGGGGERCSSGGGGGGGSNTGTGSSGGNPTNASSGGGGGGSVAVDLRTDLRGDVRLSALGGMDPALTEQQLQHELLLLKQQQELQKQLLFAEFQKQHEVLTRQHEVQLQEHLKQQQEILAVKRQQELEQKRKLEQQRHEELEKQRLEQQLIMLRNKEKGKESAIASTEVKLKLQEFLLSKKDPTPGGLNHSFTQKCWGAQHTSLDQSSPPQTNTPPSYKLPPLLGAYEGKDDFPLRKTASEPNLKVRSRLKQKVAERRSSPLLRRKDGTVISTFKKRAIEISVSSMCSSAPGSGPSSPNSSNSAIAENGSSGSVPNIHAEQLRSLHQSLNADGTVSPLTLYTSPSLPNISLGLPANSHITSGLTFAADLQASQKLQEAERQALQSLRQGGALTGKFVSTSSLPACLPPPGAPHDADGPQTNSHSHSSLLQHVLLLEQARQQSALLAVPMYGQSPLVTGERVSNNMRTVNKLPRHRPLSRTQSAPLPQSPQALQQLVMQQQHQHFLEKQKQYQLNKCDFETEILSKGAELPRQPPTHPEETEEELTETAEMLEEGRGEGPEHTREPRLQKDGSGETSPPSERLLPLKGESTESDLEEEDDEDEAIELKECDDDGTPYGQFSDQHHIQQLNVFQASLSITGMPHRPLGRAQSSPATASLKGAPMAEVPIKHLFTTGLVYDTLMLKHQCMCGNTHIHPEHAGRIQSVWSRLQETGLLGRCERIRGRKATLDEIQTVHSEYHTLLYGTSPLNRQKLDSKKLLGPMSQKMYAMLPCGGIGVDSDTVWNEMHSSGAVRMAVGCVIELAFKVAAGELKNGFAVVRPPGHHAEESTAMGFCFFNSVAITAKLLQQKLGVGKILIVDWDIHHGNGSQQAFYNDPNVLYISLHRYDDGNFFPGSGAPEEVGVGPGVGFNVNIAWTGGVEPPMGDVEYLTAFRTVVMPIANEFSPDVVLVSAGFDAVEGHQSPLGGYNVTAKCFGHLTKQLMTLAGGRVVLALEGGHDLTAICDASEACVSALLGDELEPLPESVLQEKPCPKAAASLERVIEIQSKHWSSLQRLAPTVGQCLLDAQRREKDEADTVTAMASLTVDAEQAAVVTEIRSVEEPMEEEPAL, encoded by the exons CATTGGACATGAAGACATCGTTACCGGGCGGACTGCGTAGCCCCGTGGGCGACTCGGGTCCCGGAGGCGGCAGCGTGAGCATCGTCGGCGGAGGAGGCGAGCGCtgcagcagcggcggcggcggcggcggcggcagcaaCACGGGCACCGGGAGCTCAGGCGGCAATCCCACCAACGCGTCCAGcggcggcggaggaggaggcagcgtgGCGGTGGACCTGCGCACCGACCTGCGGGGCGACGTGCGCCTGAGCGCGCTGGGTGGCATGGACCCGGCGCTGACcgagcagcagctgcagcacgAGCTGCTCCTGCtcaagcagcagcaggagctgcAAAAACAGCTGCTCTTCGCCGAGTTCCAGAAGCAGCACGAGGTGCTGACGCGCCAGCACGAGGTCCAGCTTCAGGAGCACCTcaag cagcagcaggagattCTGGCAGTCAAGCGTCAGCAGGAGTTGGAGCAGAAGCGCAAGCTGGAGCAGCAGCGTCACGAGGAGCTGGAGAAGCAGCGTCTGGAGCAGCAGCTCATCATGCTGCGCAACAAGGAGAAGGGCAAAGAGA GTGCCATTGCCAGCACTGAGGTCAAGTTGAAGTTGCAGGAGTTCCTCCTGAGCAAAAAAGATCCCACCCctggcggactaaaccattccTTCACCCAGAAGTGCTG GGGCGCTCAGCACACCTCCCTGGACCAGAGTTCCCCCCCTCAGACAAACACGCCCCCCTCCTACAAATTGCCCCCTCTCCTGGGTGCCTATGAGGGCAAGGACGATTTCCCTCTGCGCAAGACTG CCTCTGAGCCCAATCTGAAGGTGCGCTCGCGGTTAAAACAGAAGGTTGCTGAGCGACGCAGCAGCCCTCTACTGAGGAGAAAAGATGGAACTGTCATCAGCACTTTCAAGAAAAGAGCCATTGAAATCTCAG TGTCGTCCATGTGCAGCAGCGCCCCCGGTTCTGGGCCCAGCTCTCCGAACAGCTCCAACAGCGCCATCGCCGAGAACGGCTCCAGCGGCTCCGTCCCCAACATCCATGCTGAG CAGCTGCGCTCTCTCCACCAGTCTCTGAACGCGGACGGGACGGTGAGCCCCCTGACTCTCTACACGTCCCCCTCGCTCCCCAACATCTCTCTGGGCCTGCCTGCCAACTCGCACATCACG AGTGGGCTGACGTTTGCTGCTGACCTCCAGGCTTCCCAGAAGCTGCAGGAGGCGGAGCGACAGGCCCTACAGTCGCTACGTCAGGGCGGTGCGCTGACGGGGAAGTTTGTCAGCACCTCGTCACTGCCGGCGTGCCTGCCCCCGCCCGGAGCCCCCCACGACGCCGACGGCCCCCAGACCAACTCGCACTCGCACTCCTCGCTCCTGCAGCACGTGCTACTGCTGGAACAGGCGCGGCAGCAGAGCGCGCTGctcgcag TGCCCATGTATGGCCAGTCGCCATTGGTTACGGGCGAGCGGGTGTCCAATAACATGCGTACGGTGAACAAGCTGCCGCGGCACCGGCCCCTGAGCCGCACCCAGTCGGCGCCGCTGCCCCAGAGTCCACAGGCCCTCCAGCAGCTGgtcatgcagcagcagcaccagcacttCCTGGAGAAGCAGAAACAGTACCAGCTCAACAAG TGTGACTTCGAGACAGAG ATCCTCTCCAAGGGGGCGGAACTTCCCCGTCAGCCGCCCACTCACCCCGAGGAGACGGAGGAGGAGCTCACAGAGACGGCCGAGATGCTAGAGGAAGGCCGGGGCGAGGGGCCAGAGCACACGCGTGAGCCGCGCCTCCAAAAGGACGGCTCAGGCGAAACGTCGCCGCCGTCGGAGCGCCTGCTGCCCCTGAAGGGAGAGAGCACCGAGAGCGacttggaggaggaggacgacgaaGACGAGGCCATCGAGCTCAAGGAGTGCGACGACGATGGCACCCCCTATGGACAG TTTTCAGACCAACATCACATTCAGCAGCTCAATGTGTTCCaggcctctctctccatcactggcATGCCCCACAGACCCCTGGGAAGGGCCCAGTCCTCCCCGGCCACCGCCAGTCTTAAGGGAGCCCCTATGGCAGAAGTCCCCATTAAGCACCTCTTCACTACAG GGCTGGTGTACGACACGCTGATGCTGAAGCACCAGTGCATGTGTGGCAACACCCACATCCACCCGGAGCACGCGGGCCGCATCCAGAGCGTGTGGTCCCGGCTGCAGGAGACCGGGCTGCTGGGCCGCTGTGAG AGGATCCGGGGCAGGAAGGCCACGCTAGATGAGATTCAGACAGTTCACTCAGAGTATCACACTCTCCTCTACGGAACCAGTCCTCTGAACAGGCAGAAGCTAGACAGCAAGAAGCTCTTAG GGCCAATGAGTCAAAAAATGTACGCCATGTTGCCCTGTGGAGGCATCGGG GTGGACAGCGATACAGTCTGGAACGAGATGCACTCCTCTGGGGCAGTCCGCATGGCTGTGGGCTGCGTCATTGAGCTGGCCTTCAAGGTTGCCGCCGGAGAACTCAAG AACGGTTTCGCTGTGGTCCGTCCACCTGGGCATCATGCAGAGGAGTCCACAGCCAT gggGTTCTGCTTCTTCAACTCAGTGGCCATTACAGCAAAGCTCTTGCAGCAGAAACTCGGAGTAGGAAAGATACTCATTGTGGACTGG GacattcaccatggcaacgggAGTCAGCAGGCCTTCTACAACGATCCCAATGTACTCTACATCTCCCTCCATCGCTATGACGATGGCAACTTCTTTCCCGGGAGCGGAGCTCCTGAGGAG GTGGGAGTTGGGCCAGGTGTGGGCTTTAATGTGAACATTGCCTGGACGGGTGGAGTGGAGCCCCCTATGGGTGATGTGGAGTACTTAACAGCCTTCAG GACTGTGGTGATGCCGATCGCCAATGAGTTCTCTCCGGACGTGGTCCTGGTGTCGGCCGGCTTCGACGCGGTCGAGGGTCACCAGTCCCCTCTGGGCGGCTACAACGTCACGGCCAAGT gTTTTGGCCACCTCACGAAGCAACTGATGACGCTGGCAGGAGGGCGAGTGGTTTTGGCTCTGGAGGGGGGGCATGACCTCACAGCCATCTGCGATGCCTCTGAGGCCTGTGTGTCAGCACTGCTGGGAGATGAG CTGGAACCTCTGCCAGAGTCCGTCCTGCAGGAGAAGCCGTGCCCTAAAGCAGCCGCCTCACTGGAGAGGGTCATAGAGATCCAGA GTAAACACTGGAGTTCCCTGCAGCGGCTGGCTCCTACCGTGGGACAGTGTCTGTTGGATGcccagagaagagagaaggacgAAGCGGACACCGTGACGGCCATGGCCTCGCTCACTGTTGATGCCGAGCAGGCTGCTGTTGTCACGGAGATCAG GTCAGTGGAAGAGCCTATGGAGGAGGAGCCGGCGCTTTAG